From Toxorhynchites rutilus septentrionalis strain SRP chromosome 2, ASM2978413v1, whole genome shotgun sequence, a single genomic window includes:
- the LOC129766861 gene encoding uncharacterized protein K02A2.6-like, with amino-acid sequence MRFKRLMFGINCAPEIFQRVMTEMLVGIEGVVVYIDDVVVAGSSKGEHDARLQQVLAVLNKNCATLNKAKCLIGVTELEILGFNVSAAGVCPSDEKISAIRNFRRPETKEVRSFLGLVNFVGQFIPDLSTRSEPLRQFMRGDVEIFGKDQQRAFDDLRNELSKTVHRLGFYDPNDMTELYVDASPVGLGAVLTQRNGEQIPRIISFASKGLTKTERVYPQTQREALAVVWAVEKFYPYLFGIQFTVFTDHKTLEYIYGGKHQQGKRACSRAEGWALRLQSYDFRVEHIPGCKNISDVLSRLMVHPDASSDTPFDEATEHYLCAVGEGPTAISLQEIKKGTEQDKVLKAVIKAIYDQKWPSELFRYQAFHDELGIFEGIIVRNDRIVLPSSLRKRALAIAHRGHPGVVTMRRNLREKVWWPHMDRDVGDHVQECAGCAAVSSQGPTEPMLRKKMPDRAWQDIAIDFFSAKECATFLVTVDYYSRFLRITEMKGTNAAKTIHALEAIFREHTYPETIRSDNGPPFSSEEFSNYCESKNIRLIRTIPYWPQMNGLVERQNQGILRTLRIAKAINTDWRKAIQDYVYSYNTTPHSVTGKSPMELMTSRPVKDLLPSLRTEPYWRRDEETRDNDAIRKMQGKIYADQRRHARTSDINVGDKVMLKNHETGKLEPKFKLDKFTVVKRSGNDVVVTNDEGVLYHRPVSHLRKWPLEKEVLLEEATSADDYHLTLHSDDTREKGERTSNLTTNTNLQHHTVFSRVRSSATTSKSDEDGTNESSVAKRPKRDRKMPTKYNS; translated from the coding sequence ATGAGATTCAAACGGCTCATGTTCGGAATCAATTGTGCCCCGGAGATATTTCAGCGGGTGATGACCGAGATGTTAGTCGGAATCGAGGGCGTTGTGGTGTATATCGACGATGTTGTAGTGGCTGGAAGCTCAAAAGGAGAACACGACGCCCGTCTCCAGCAAGTACTGGCTGTTCTCAACAAAAACTGTGCCACTTTGAACAAAGCCAAGTGTCTTATTGGAGTAACCGAACTAGAGATCTTGGGTTTCAATGTAAGCGCAGCGGGTGTATGTCCTTCTGATGAGAAGATCTCAGCCATTCGTAATTTCCGTAGGCCAGAAACTAAAGAAGTGCGGAGTTTCTTGGGACTGGTCAATTTTGTTGGCCAGTTTATTCCAGATTTGTCAACGAGATCTGAACCATTGCGGCAATTCATGAGAGGGGATGTTGAAATCTTTGGGAAAGATCAACAAAGAGCCTTCGATGATCTTCGAAACGAGCTCTCTAAAACCGTCCACAGACTAGGATTCTACGACCCAAATGATATGACAGAGCTGTACGTTGACGCTTCTCCCGTGGGCCTTGGGGCAGTGCTCACTCAGCGAAATGGTGAACAGATTCCGAGGATTATAAGTTTTGCTTCGAAGGGATtaacaaaaaccgaaagagtgTATCCCCAAACTCAACGTGAAGCGTTGGCAGTTGTATGGGCCGTCGAGAAATTCTACCCATACTTGTTCGGCATCCAGTTCACAGTGTTTACCGATCATAAAACATTAGAATATATCTACGGAGGGAAACACCAACAAGGAAAACGTGCATGCTCAAGGGCCGAAGGATGGGCATTACGGCTCCAGTCATACGATTTCCGCGTAGAACACATTCCTGGTTGCAAAAACATTTCAGACGTTCTCTCGAGATTGATGGTACACCCTGATGCATCTTCAGACACACCCTTCGACGAAGCTACTGAGCATTACCTTTGCGCAGTTGGAGAGGGACCGACGGCAATTTCTCTGCAAGAGATAAAAAAGGGAACTGAGCAGGATAAGGTTCTTAAAGCTGTGATAAAAGCAATATACGATCAGAAATGGCCATCCGAACTTTTTCGCTATCAAGCGTTTCATGATGAACTGGGAATATTCGAGGGAATTATTGTCCGGAATGATAGGATCGTCCTCCCGTCAAGCCTTAGAAAGAGAGCATTGGCGATTGCTCATAGGGGACACCCAGGAGTAGTTACCATGCGCCGAAATCTGCGAGAAAAAGTTTGGTGGCCACATATGGATCGGGATGTCGGGGACCATGTTCAAGAATGTGCTGGGTGCGCTGCAGTTAGTTCACAAGGTCCAACGGAACCAATGCTTCGCAAGAAAATGCCAGATCGTGCATGGCAAGACAtagcaattgattttttttcggccaAGGAATGTGCCACATTCCTTGTAACTGTGGATTATTACAGTCGCTTTCTGAGGATAACCGAGATGAAGGGAACTAACGCTGCGAAAACTATCCATGCTCTCGAAGCAATTTTCCGGGAGCACACATACCCAGAAACCATTCGGAGTGACAACGGGCCCCCGTTTTCCAGTGAGGAATTTTCGAATTACTGTGAATCTAAAAACATTCGACTGATTCGTACAATTCCCTATTGGCCACAGATGAATGGTCTGGTGGAAAGACAAAACCAGGGTATTTTGCGTACCCTGCGTATTGCGAAAGCCATCAATACAGACTGGCGCAAAGCCATCCAAGATTATGTATATTCATACAACACGACGCCCCACTCCGTGACCGGAAAATCACCAATGGAATTGATGACCAGTAGACCGGTTAAGGATCTACTGCCGTCTTTGCGGACTGAACCATATTGGCGCCGAGATGAAGAAACCCGTGATAACGATGCGATAAGGAAGATGCAAGGGAAAATCTATGCGGACCAGCGAAGACACGCTAGAACATCAGACATCAATGTTGGAGACAAAGTCATGCTGAAAAATCACGAAACTGGAAAGCTGGAGCCTAAATTCAAACTCGACAAATTCACTGTAGTCAAGAGAAGTGGCAATGATGTGGTCGTTACAAATGACGAGGGCGTTCTATATCATAGACCGGTGTCTCACCTGAGGAAATGGCCTTTGGAAAAAGAAGTTCTACTAGAGGAAGCTACTTCAGCAGACGATTATCATCTCACCCTTCACTCAGATGATACCAGGGAAAAAGGAGAAAGGACGAGCAACCTaactacaaatacaaatttacAACATCATACGGTATTTTCTAGAGTACGTTCCTCAGCTACAACGAGCAAAAGTGACGAAGACGGAACAAACGAAAGCAGCGTCGCAAAGCGCCCCAAACGTGAcagaaaaatgccaacaaaatatAATTCATAG
- the LOC129771515 gene encoding cleavage and polyadenylation specificity factor subunit 6 isoform X2, whose translation MADGVDIDLYADDLEQDFNQNNDDFGGEGADLYDDVITPSGDHGRNNSGSGPSIDRIEGVDSNGGYHHHGAGSMNHIARRHQLYIGNLSWWTTDQDIADSVAEVGVNDFQEVKFFENRANGQSKGFCVVSLGSENSMRFVMERLPKKELHGQNPVVTLPTKQALNQFESQQKTRPTPPAQGQSNGPRPPAPNMGMGCPPGGPHGGPGGPGGPNGPNGPPRMGMGPNMPPGMRPPHNHPMPGPMHMQGPGPGGPGPRPQGPPMHQGNGPPQQGPPRFQNQGQWNGPPRMNGPRPGGPGPMPHRPQMYQGPPSRGPRPDWNGPPMHGGPGYPPGPPGPRQGPPHMQGPSRGPPMGGPGPQGPAPHVNPVFFNQGGGPPNHPNGGPAPHGPPSGQGPPSHFNPQGGAAPRGPWPGPGGKPPGGPFPEHGIAPQLSEAEFEEIMTRNRTVSSSAIARAVSDAAAGEYSSAIETLATAISLIKQSKVAHDERCKILISSLQDTLHGIETKSYSRRERSRSRERSSHPRSRSRRERSSSRGYRERSRERDRGDRERDRDRERDGSRRSRPRNKTPETTTDNSTDNSKRYYNDDRYRSSDRERERERDRDRERREEHRSRH comes from the exons ATGGCCGATGGCGTGGATATTGATTTGTATGCTGACGATCTGGAGCAGGATTTTAATCAAAACAAT GACGATTTTGGAGGCGAAGGAGCTGATTTATACGATGATGTGATCACACCGTCTGGGGATCACGGTAGGAATAATTCCGGGAGTGGACCATCGATAGATAGAATCGAAGGGGTAGACAGTAATGGTGGCTATCACCATCATGGTGCGGGATCGATGAATCATATTGCCCGACGACATCAGCTGTATATTGGAAATTTGTCCTGGTGGACGACCGATCAGGATATTGCGGACTCGGTGGCGGAGGTGGGCGTAAATGATTTCCAGGAAGTTAAATTCTTCGAAAATCGTGCCAATGGACAATCGAAAGGATTTTGTGTGGTTTCGCTGGGATCGGAGAACAGTATGCGATTTGTTATGGAGAGACTGCCCAAGAAAGAGTTACATGGGCAGAACCCTGTTGTGACATTGCCAACAAAGCAAGCATTGAATCAGTTCGAAAGTCAGCAGAAAACCAGACCTACGCCACCTGCGCAAGGTCAGTCTAATGGACCGAGGCCTCCGGCACCGAACATGGGAATGGGATGTCCTCCTGGGGGACCGCACGGTGGTCCCGGTGGCCCTGGTGGCCCTAACGGTCCGAATGGACCTCCACGAATGGGAATGGGTCCAAACATGCCACCAGGAATGAGACCACCGCATAACCATCCAATGCCGGGACCGATGCATATGCAAGGGCCGGGCCCAGGCGGTCCAGGACCAAGGCCACAG GGTCCTCCCATGCACCAAGGAAATGGACCCCCACAACAGGGTCCGCCACGATTCCAAAATCAGGGCCAATGGAATGGTCCACCGAGAATGAACGGTCCGAGACCGGGTGGGCCAGGTCCGATGCCACATAGACCGCAAATG TACCAAGGACCACCATCACGCGGACCGCGTCCCGATTGGAACGGGCCACCTATGCACGGAGGACCTGGCTATCCACCAGGACCACCTGGGCCCCGTCAAGGACCGCCACATATGCAAGGTCCCTCACGTGGACCCCCCATGGGCGGCCCTGGTCCACAAGGTCCTGCGCCACATGTTAATCcggtatttttcaatcaaggagGAGGTCCACCCAACCACCCCAATGGAGGGCCTGCTCCGCATGGTCCCCCATCTGGTCAGGGACCCCCGTCGCACTTCAATCCCCAAGGAGGTGCAGCTCCTCGTGGTCCATGGCCAGGTCCCGGTGGGAAGCCTCCGGGAGGTCCATTCCCCGAGCATGGTATTGCACCGCAGCTAAGCGAAGCCGAATTTGAAGAGATTATGACCAGAAATCGTACTGTGAGCAGTTCAGCTATAGCAAG GGCTGTGTCAGACGCTGCTGCCGGTGAATATTCGAGCGCTATCGAAACATTAGCAACCGCAATCTCCCTTATTAAACAATCCAAGGTTGCCCACGATGAACGCTGCAAAATTTTGATCAGTTCGCTACAAGACACACTTCATGGCATTGAAACGAAAAGTTACAGTAGAAGGGAGCGATCAAGATCACGCGAACGCTCGTCGCATCCCCGGTCCAGATCACGCCGGGAACGGTCCAGCTCACGTGGCTATCGCGAACGGTCCCGTGAGAGGGATCGTGGTGATCGTGAACGTGACAGGGATCGCGAGAGGGATGG CTCCAGACGTTCTCGACCGCGCAACAAGACACCGGAAACAACCACTGATAATTCAACCGACAACTCCAAACGTTATTACAACGATGATCGTTACAGATCATCGGATCGGGAGCGCGAACGCGAGCGTGATCGTGACCGTGAGCGACGCGAAGAGCATCGCTCGCGTCATTAA
- the LOC129771522 gene encoding 40S ribosomal protein S9, producing MVNHRIPSVFSKTYVTPRRPFEKPRLDAELKIIGQYGLRNKREVWRVKYTLAKIRKAARELLTLEEKDEKRLFQGNALLRRLVRIGVLDESRMKLDYVLGLKIEDFLERRLQTQVFKLGLAKSYHHARVLIRQRHIRVRKQVVNIPSFIVRLDSQKHIDFSLKSPFGGGRPGRVKRKNMKKGQGGSGGADEEEED from the exons ATGGTGAACCATCGTATTCCGTCGGTCTTCTCCAAGACCTATGTTACCCCACGTCGTCCCTTTGAAAAACCGCGTCTCGATgcggaattgaaaattattggccAGTATGGTCTGCGTAACAAGCGTGAAGTCTGGCGTGTCAAGTACACGTTGGCTAAAATTCGTAAAGCTGCCCGTGAGCTTCTCACCCTAGAAGAGAAGGACGAGAAGCGTCTGTTCCAGG GTAACGCTCTGCTCCGTCGCTTGGTCCGTATTGGAGTCCTGGATGAGTCGCGCATGAAGCTCGATTACGTTCTCGGTCTGAAGATTGAAGATTTCTTGGAGCGTCGTCTGCAAACCCAAGTTTTCAAACTGGGGTTGGCAAAATCATACCATCATGCTCGTGTCCTGATCCGCCAGAGACATATCCG CGTCCGCAAGCAGGTTGTGAACATTCCCTCGTTCATTGTGCGTTTGGACTCGCAGAAGCATATCGACTTTTCACTCAAGTCACCATTCGGAGGTGGCCGTCCAGGTCGCGTCAAGAGGAAGAACATGAAGAAGGGCCAGGGTGGCAGCGGCGGTGCCGATGAGGAAGAAGAAGATTAA
- the LOC129771515 gene encoding cleavage and polyadenylation specificity factor subunit 6 isoform X1 has product MADGVDIDLYADDLEQDFNQNNDDFGGEGADLYDDVITPSGDHGRNNSGSGPSIDRIEGVDSNGGYHHHGAGSMNHIARRHQLYIGNLSWWTTDQDIADSVAEVGVNDFQEVKFFENRANGQSKGFCVVSLGSENSMRFVMERLPKKELHGQNPVVTLPTKQALNQFESQQKTRPTPPAQGQSNGPRPPAPNMGMGCPPGGPHGGPGGPGGPNGPNGPPRMGMGPNMPPGMRPPHNHPMPGPMHMQGPGPGGPGPRPQGPPMHQGNGPPQQGPPRFQNQGQWNGPPRMNGPRPGGPGPMPHRPQMVNKPPYPSQRSQRYMDYQGPPSRGPRPDWNGPPMHGGPGYPPGPPGPRQGPPHMQGPSRGPPMGGPGPQGPAPHVNPVFFNQGGGPPNHPNGGPAPHGPPSGQGPPSHFNPQGGAAPRGPWPGPGGKPPGGPFPEHGIAPQLSEAEFEEIMTRNRTVSSSAIARAVSDAAAGEYSSAIETLATAISLIKQSKVAHDERCKILISSLQDTLHGIETKSYSRRERSRSRERSSHPRSRSRRERSSSRGYRERSRERDRGDRERDRDRERDGSRRSRPRNKTPETTTDNSTDNSKRYYNDDRYRSSDRERERERDRDRERREEHRSRH; this is encoded by the exons ATGGCCGATGGCGTGGATATTGATTTGTATGCTGACGATCTGGAGCAGGATTTTAATCAAAACAAT GACGATTTTGGAGGCGAAGGAGCTGATTTATACGATGATGTGATCACACCGTCTGGGGATCACGGTAGGAATAATTCCGGGAGTGGACCATCGATAGATAGAATCGAAGGGGTAGACAGTAATGGTGGCTATCACCATCATGGTGCGGGATCGATGAATCATATTGCCCGACGACATCAGCTGTATATTGGAAATTTGTCCTGGTGGACGACCGATCAGGATATTGCGGACTCGGTGGCGGAGGTGGGCGTAAATGATTTCCAGGAAGTTAAATTCTTCGAAAATCGTGCCAATGGACAATCGAAAGGATTTTGTGTGGTTTCGCTGGGATCGGAGAACAGTATGCGATTTGTTATGGAGAGACTGCCCAAGAAAGAGTTACATGGGCAGAACCCTGTTGTGACATTGCCAACAAAGCAAGCATTGAATCAGTTCGAAAGTCAGCAGAAAACCAGACCTACGCCACCTGCGCAAGGTCAGTCTAATGGACCGAGGCCTCCGGCACCGAACATGGGAATGGGATGTCCTCCTGGGGGACCGCACGGTGGTCCCGGTGGCCCTGGTGGCCCTAACGGTCCGAATGGACCTCCACGAATGGGAATGGGTCCAAACATGCCACCAGGAATGAGACCACCGCATAACCATCCAATGCCGGGACCGATGCATATGCAAGGGCCGGGCCCAGGCGGTCCAGGACCAAGGCCACAG GGTCCTCCCATGCACCAAGGAAATGGACCCCCACAACAGGGTCCGCCACGATTCCAAAATCAGGGCCAATGGAATGGTCCACCGAGAATGAACGGTCCGAGACCGGGTGGGCCAGGTCCGATGCCACATAGACCGCAAATGGTAAATAAACCGCCTTACCCATCACAGAGATCACAGAGATACATGGAT TACCAAGGACCACCATCACGCGGACCGCGTCCCGATTGGAACGGGCCACCTATGCACGGAGGACCTGGCTATCCACCAGGACCACCTGGGCCCCGTCAAGGACCGCCACATATGCAAGGTCCCTCACGTGGACCCCCCATGGGCGGCCCTGGTCCACAAGGTCCTGCGCCACATGTTAATCcggtatttttcaatcaaggagGAGGTCCACCCAACCACCCCAATGGAGGGCCTGCTCCGCATGGTCCCCCATCTGGTCAGGGACCCCCGTCGCACTTCAATCCCCAAGGAGGTGCAGCTCCTCGTGGTCCATGGCCAGGTCCCGGTGGGAAGCCTCCGGGAGGTCCATTCCCCGAGCATGGTATTGCACCGCAGCTAAGCGAAGCCGAATTTGAAGAGATTATGACCAGAAATCGTACTGTGAGCAGTTCAGCTATAGCAAG GGCTGTGTCAGACGCTGCTGCCGGTGAATATTCGAGCGCTATCGAAACATTAGCAACCGCAATCTCCCTTATTAAACAATCCAAGGTTGCCCACGATGAACGCTGCAAAATTTTGATCAGTTCGCTACAAGACACACTTCATGGCATTGAAACGAAAAGTTACAGTAGAAGGGAGCGATCAAGATCACGCGAACGCTCGTCGCATCCCCGGTCCAGATCACGCCGGGAACGGTCCAGCTCACGTGGCTATCGCGAACGGTCCCGTGAGAGGGATCGTGGTGATCGTGAACGTGACAGGGATCGCGAGAGGGATGG CTCCAGACGTTCTCGACCGCGCAACAAGACACCGGAAACAACCACTGATAATTCAACCGACAACTCCAAACGTTATTACAACGATGATCGTTACAGATCATCGGATCGGGAGCGCGAACGCGAGCGTGATCGTGACCGTGAGCGACGCGAAGAGCATCGCTCGCGTCATTAA